TTGGCGAGCCGCACGATGAGGTCGCGGAAGTACTTGGCGACGGCGGCCTTGTGCCACCGGAGCCGCTTCCACTTGCCGCCCAGCAGCACCGGGTGCAGCCCCAGGATGTGCTCCGGCATGAAGTCGTGCCTCGTCAGGATCCCCACCACCGGCGACCTCTGCATGCACGCAGTTTGTTTCATCAACAACACAGTTCGAATTCCATGGCTGCTAGCTGCGTGAGAAAATGTACTTACGTCGCAGGCCTTGGGCACGACGAGGAGGTGGCGCAGGCCGACCTCGCGGAAGAGGACGAGCGCCTTGGCCAGCGACATGGTCTCCACGACGGTGTATGGCGACGCGTTGGTGAAGGGGTGCAGGTCCACGTACATCTCCatctcctccggcgacagctccacgCCGTCCACCGTGTCCTGCTTGCCGGAGCCGCGCTTGTCGAAGTCCTGCGCCTCGAACCTCGCCGCGATGCTGTACTCCTTGGGGTACCGCTCCTGCGCCGGCAGGAACTCCCGCTTCCGGAGGAGCACGAGGAGGTGCGCCCTGAGCACGAGGCCGTAGAGCACGGGCGCCGTCGCGAAGGGCGGCTCGTCGATGACCGGGAACGCGTGGTGGCCCGTGGTGCGGAGGACGTGCATGATGTGGCCCACCTTCTCCACCCCGTTGAAGCTCCGCAGCGGGCCGACCACCACGTCGCCCACGCTGAGCTGCCGCATGTAGGGCTCGGCGTGGCCGTCGAGGTACGGCAGCCCCTTGAGGCGCATGATGAGGTCGTAGATGCTGGCGTTGAAGGAGTCGGCGACGGTCTTGGAGATGAGCAGGACGAGCATGACCAGCGGCAGGAGGAGCAGGTTGTTGGTCAGCTCCACGATGATGACGCACACGGACACCGTCATGCGGAGCGTGCCGCCGAGGAAGGACGCCGAGCCGAGGATGGCCACCAGGCCGTGGTCGAGGCCGGAGTGCCTGCCCAGCAGCATGGCCACCAGACGGCCGTAGGTGGCGCCGGTGAGGATGATGGGGACGAAGAGCCCCGACGGCGCCACCACGCCGTAGCTGAGCACGCCCAGCGCGTAGGACGCGAGGAAGAAGGCGAGCATGGAGCCCGGGTGGTAGACGTCGTTGGTGCCGGTGGCGTAGAGGTTGCGGATGGCGTCGTCGTTGATGTTGAGCATGAGGCTGGCCAGGTCGTTGTAGTGGTCCGGCGGGCAGTGGAAGCGCCGGAACTTGTTGAGGGAGCCGCAGGCGCCGTTGGGCCCCGCGACGGGGCAGGGCCGGCACGGCGCGAACCACGGCATGCCGAACACGCAGCACGACGTGAGGACGGACACGGCCGCCGCCAGCAGCAGCTTGTGCGCGCGGCCGCGCTCGTTGACTACGCTGTAGACGCGGAGGACCTGCATCATGAGGAAGTTGTAGAAGGCGCCGAGGACGGCGCCGATGACGCCGATGAGGACGACGATGGGGATGTCCTTGAGGTGGTACGTCATGAGGTCCTCGAACAGCGTGCTCACGTCGTACATGATGAGCCCGCCCTTGCCGAACATCCCGCACCGCCCCGTCCCGCACAGCTCCACGAACAGCCGcagcaccaccgccaccaccgccgtcgtGAAGAAGGAGCGCCAGATCAGCGCGCTCCGCCACCACGAGGAGAGGGACTCGAGAGCGAAGAGCACGCCGCCGACCGGCGCGCGGAACGCGGCGCTgacaccggcgccggcgccgatgGTGACGAGGTCGCGGCGGTCGCGGTCGTTCTTGAAGTAGCGTAGCCAGCGCCAGGTGAGGCCGTACCTGCGCGACCCGCCCTGGCCGAAGATGGCGGCTATGCACGCGCCCGTGTGCACCATTGGCCCGGCCTTGCCCACGTGCAGCGACGATGACACGGCGGCTATGTTGCCGATGACCTGCACGTGAGGTCCGATCGGAGTTCAGTTCAAAAGCAAAAAATCGTACATGCACGCACTTGGTTATTACTACTATAAGCAAAAGGTGAAATTCGAAAAAAAATGTAATATTGTGGGAGcagtgtttttttttttttggtgCCAGAAAGAGCAGTGTTGTTTTCcattattatttttgtgactacTGTTGCTCTATGAAAGGTAGGTAATGGAAAAAAATTGGACTCTATGTACGCTCCAATTCAAAGTGTCAGACACAAATCGACAATCTTACATTGTGGGGATCAATTATATGTCAAATTCCATGACATATATCAACTGATCGCCACCAGTAGAATGGGTTAGAACGagtgtatttcttcttcttgttggccATGACATATATGGGGATCAACTATATGTCaagttccccgcaaaaaaaaaacactaTATGTCAAGTTGCGTAAACACCGATTGGGCATTGATCTATTCATCTTCTTACTTTAGTCAATAGCTTTTCCATTGCTCTCAATTCGAAACCGGCCAAATTGACTGGTGATGCCGCCTGTGGCCGGCACGCTCCCATTCGGACCTCGCCGCCTCCTGTTGTGGTATCATTGCCCCGACCTTGCTTCTAAGCCCCCTTTCGAACCATTCTTCTTCTTCGGCATGGCAGCCCATCCCAAATCGTCGCCTCAAACTCCCCTTCATCGACGACGCCTCTTCAGAGTCTTCCTTGCCTCCAGGTCGCTCCTGGCTCAGCCTCGCAGGCGCTCCCGCGCCTCGGTGTTGCTCACTGTGGTGCCCCCATCTCTGTCTTCGAGCTCTTCTCCTCTCATTTCTTCTTGAAGCAAATTGATTGTGTGTGctatataatataataataataagattTGTACTGATACGTCCAATTAGGTGGTCGGGGTGACTAACAAGTGTACTACTCTGACTGCTccactaaggccttgtacaatgcaaggtgcttaggggaggtgcttaAAGAAATAAACCAggtttttcttaagcaccggtgcttatttatacaggatagacgcttaactaagcgtctctcctgtagaaataggcaccggtgcttcggAAAAACTCAGTTTATTTTTCTAAACACTtccctaagcatctcccattgtatAAGGCCTAAAGGGGACCCTGGGTTGGCACCAGTGGTGGCGTCGGCCTCGCGTTCGGCAACGGCTTCTACTACCTCAGGTGTGATTTGGACCCGTCAGTCATTGGAGAGTACATGGGCCTGTGGAACGCCATCTCGTTGACGGCGGTTACTCGATGGGGGTCGGGGCAACACCTAGCAGGGAAATTTGAGGGAGAAATGGATGTCAACGGTTAGGTTTATGGTTGATGAGGGCTGTTGGGGTGCTTTTATAGTTGGGGAGAGGCGAATAGGTGGTGTGTCAATGGCTACGCCATGAATATGGGGAAATGAGAACTCGGGTTTTTTCTGCTCTTGATCTGAAGGGTTAACTTTTTAGGGATAACTCTCTAAATATTTGAGGGATTACATCCTGGAAAAAGGACTAGTTGGTAACTCTCTAAACAATTTTTATGGGAGTAAATAACTATAGAAGAGCTAGAATGCTCTTAGAATGAGGTTTTTTCACCATAAGATATAATAATATAAGATCAACTAAAGTTGGACCCCTTATACTACCCGTATACATTCAGGCGGATGGTCTGGTCAGTGACCGACCAAGAAATCACGACCCGGTCGCACCCATCAATACATccaggctgaccggcaccccttatATGTAGCCCATATCTTGGTGTCGGATACGGCCCATGCTGGCCTATCAATATGGCCCACGTCGAATACGACCCATGCTGGCCCACAAAGACCCACAAATATCCCCACCCTATCCACATCCAGACGAAACCCTAGCCACTTGCCACTCCAGACCACTTCGAGTCTGCACCGCGCCATCCCCTAGCTCCTCTCTGACGATGTCCGGCCTCCTTCgacatggcgggcagcggatccgaCTCTGACAAGTCCAAATCTGTCGATCGGGACAACGTCTCATACGGGACGAGGAGGAGATGGTCGTTCGCCTGGCTCCCCGGAGGAATCCGCCCGACCGTGGACCAAGACGATCCGAAGGAATCCATTGCGTCCGCGCAAGCGGCGCTTGGATCTGCCCCACGACGGTAGCTCAAGGTGTGTCACCGCGGCCAACGATCCTGGGTTGGCGGTGCAACCCCTGTGGGGGAGCCTCGTCCTAGTGATGTTGGGCTCCGAGTCCGAGATAAACGTCGGTAGATGACCGAACCATGGCTGCGCCGAGGAGCGGGCTGCCCACTGGGCAAGGGAGAGGGCGTGGCAAACAACAGAGATAGTGGCCGCGTCAGACAGAACTGAGAAATGCCCTCCGAGCTTGCATCATCGCGAAGCGGCAAGCTCGCATGGTTCGTGCCCTCCAAAAGGAGCAAATACGGGAGGTTCGTGTCCTCGCcagactgccccccccccccccccccccttccaaaaaaggaatagaaggaggagGGCAGTGATGGATCGTACAACTCTGACAATGAGCATATCTGATTCGATCCATGTTGCGTCATCTACCGTGAAAAAGACGGCAAGGACAAGGGAAGTAGTGCATGAAGTATTTCCATAGCTCTAGTATTCAGAACATGCCATTTTTTTATAGTCCAATGACATGTATGATGAAGTAGCCGTATGCTATATGTGTGATCTTAGATGAAGTATGTGACTTTATTTTAGGTTATAAATACTTTATATGGATTTGAAGATTTGCTAATGTGGTATTCGGTCGTGGACGTGGACATTTGAAAGATGACCTATCACTGCTTGTGGACGTTTCACGGAGGCCGGATTTGCTAGGTCCGACTATAGATGCTCTAATCATCCTACGTCCCATTAGATGGTCGGGCGGACGGACGGGTGACCCCAAACCAAGCAAACCATGTCCTCTTCCCTGTCACTTTCAGTGAGATAGATATCTGACGATTCCAGCTCCAATGATTGATCCATTCTATATTTGCTATACCCTCTCCACCCAATAAGACAAGCCACGTCGGTGTAGAGTAAACGGATGACCAGATccaaacaaacaaaaattataaagAATATAATGCTACTAATTCGTAGTGTCCTTTGACTACAAGGAAGGAGCAGTAGTAATTATTTTTGGTCACATGGATCATAAACAATGGCGGGAACCTGCGCAATCATTCCTCCGATCGTGCAGGGTTTGGAATTGATGGtgcctccttttatttattttttggatAAACCCGGTCCAGTGCAGAGGTGGACACAGACGGACGGATGGATAATTGAAGTAGCAGCAGACGTGGGTGGGTGGACGGATCATGTGCTCGTCCCGTGGACGAACTGAAGAGGCGTGTGATATGCTGAGGTGGATGAGGATGTGGTCTCACCTTGACAGCGAAGGTCCTGAGCGAGAAGATGTTGGGCGCGTCCACGCCGTTGAGGTACGCCTTCACCTCCGGGATCCCCGACCCGCCGGCCGCCGGCGACACCGACGCCGTGATCGCCGACGCGAATAGGAGCAGCGCCAGGTTCGCGCCGGCGAACACCCAGAACGCCGTCCCGTAGCTGCACGGCAGAGCAGATCTCGGACAGTCAGACAGACAGGCACGATGAGCCTGAATGGAATATTGTTATTCCCACAGTAGAGACAGACAGACAAACAAACAGACAAACATACAGAAGAACATGCTCCGCAAAAACAAAACAGACCAACCTGCTGGA
This window of the Triticum aestivum cultivar Chinese Spring chromosome 5D, IWGSC CS RefSeq v2.1, whole genome shotgun sequence genome carries:
- the LOC123123272 gene encoding putative chloride channel-like protein CLC-g; the protein is MASTAPPREDLITEDEEQRPPLTRPLLHRSATNNISQVAMVGSKACPIESLDYEIIENDLFDQNWRTRAKADQVRYVVLKWTFCFAIGIITGVVGFLINLAVENVAGFKHAAVSSLMDSSSYGTAFWVFAGANLALLLFASAITASVSPAAGGSGIPEVKAYLNGVDAPNIFSLRTFAVKVIGNIAAVSSSLHVGKAGPMVHTGACIAAIFGQGGSRRYGLTWRWLRYFKNDRDRRDLVTIGAGAGVSAAFRAPVGGVLFALESLSSWWRSALIWRSFFTTAVVAVVLRLFVELCGTGRCGMFGKGGLIMYDVSTLFEDLMTYHLKDIPIVVLIGVIGAVLGAFYNFLMMQVLRVYSVVNERGRAHKLLLAAAVSVLTSCCVFGMPWFAPCRPCPVAGPNGACGSLNKFRRFHCPPDHYNDLASLMLNINDDAIRNLYATGTNDVYHPGSMLAFFLASYALGVLSYGVVAPSGLFVPIILTGATYGRLVAMLLGRHSGLDHGLVAILGSASFLGGTLRMTVSVCVIIVELTNNLLLLPLVMLVLLISKTVADSFNASIYDLIMRLKGLPYLDGHAEPYMRQLSVGDVVVGPLRSFNGVEKVGHIMHVLRTTGHHAFPVIDEPPFATAPVLYGLVLRAHLLVLLRKREFLPAQERYPKEYSIAARFEAQDFDKRGSGKQDTVDGVELSPEEMEMYVDLHPFTNASPYTVVETMSLAKALVLFREVGLRHLLVVPKACDRSPVVGILTRHDFMPEHILGLHPVLLGGKWKRLRWHKAAVAKYFRDLIVRLANCG